Proteins encoded together in one Streptomyces sp. NA04227 window:
- a CDS encoding ClpP family protease, whose amino-acid sequence MSQYTIPTVVQRTTQGERAYDIYSSLLSERIIFLGTEIDDGVANVVIAQLLHLESSAPDREIAIYINSPGGSYTSLMAIYDTMSFVGAPISTFCVGQAASTAAVLLAGGDPGRRFILEHARVLLRQPASGGQQGTAADLSIQAKEMLRIRSQVEEVLARHSHHDIATLRADMDRDKVFTAAEAVAYGLADEVLSKRTGHAAA is encoded by the coding sequence ACCCAGGGCGAGCGCGCGTACGACATCTACAGCAGCCTGCTCTCCGAGCGGATCATCTTCCTCGGGACTGAGATCGACGACGGCGTCGCGAACGTCGTCATCGCCCAGCTGCTGCACCTCGAATCCTCGGCCCCGGACCGGGAGATCGCGATCTACATCAACTCCCCCGGCGGCTCGTACACCTCGCTCATGGCCATCTACGACACGATGAGCTTCGTCGGCGCGCCCATCTCGACCTTCTGCGTCGGGCAGGCCGCCTCGACCGCCGCCGTCCTGCTCGCGGGCGGCGACCCGGGCCGCCGGTTCATCCTGGAGCACGCCCGGGTTCTGCTGCGCCAGCCCGCCAGCGGGGGCCAGCAGGGCACGGCCGCCGACCTCAGCATCCAGGCCAAGGAGATGCTCCGGATCCGCTCCCAGGTGGAGGAGGTCCTGGCCCGCCACAGCCACCACGACATCGCCACCCTGCGCGCGGACATGGACCGGGACAAGGTCTTCACGGCCGCCGAGGCGGTGGCCTACGGGCTGGCCGACGAGGTGCTCAGCAAGCGGACAGGGCACGCGGCTGCTTGA